Proteins from one Chlorogloeopsis sp. ULAP01 genomic window:
- a CDS encoding uroporphyrinogen-III synthase: MLISSVQLPLHGRRILVTAPRNYASRLSEQLIIQGALPILMPTIETCVLENFAQLDTVLQQIDAFDWIAFTSRNGIDAFFQRLESLGLDHRVLKNCRLSAIGKDTERLAAFGAEVELTPQQPSPEGIIAELAQIPNIKEKRILVPVPEVVGVPEPDVIPNFVAGLKNLGMSVTRVPTYITRCLDKSFYEVELNLIRQGKVDIIAFSSTAEVASFSQMFTSEADYQQCVIACFGPYTAANAKKLGVNVSIIAQDYSSFAGFAEAITLFFATNR; the protein is encoded by the coding sequence AGGCTATCAGAACAACTCATAATTCAAGGTGCCTTACCTATATTGATGCCAACTATAGAAACCTGTGTACTAGAAAATTTTGCACAGTTGGATACCGTACTTCAACAAATAGACGCTTTTGATTGGATCGCTTTCACCAGTAGAAATGGGATTGATGCCTTTTTCCAACGCTTAGAATCTTTGGGGTTAGATCATCGGGTGCTAAAAAATTGTCGGTTGTCTGCCATTGGTAAGGATACAGAAAGATTAGCGGCTTTTGGAGCCGAAGTAGAATTAACTCCTCAACAACCCAGCCCTGAAGGAATAATTGCTGAATTAGCTCAAATTCCAAATATCAAAGAGAAAAGAATTTTAGTGCCAGTTCCGGAAGTTGTTGGCGTACCAGAACCAGATGTGATTCCTAACTTTGTTGCTGGTTTAAAAAACTTGGGCATGAGTGTGACTCGCGTACCAACTTACATCACGCGGTGTTTAGACAAAAGTTTCTATGAGGTAGAGTTAAATCTGATTCGTCAAGGCAAGGTAGACATAATAGCCTTTAGCAGCACTGCTGAAGTAGCAAGTTTTTCGCAAATGTTTACTTCAGAAGCAGATTATCAACAGTGTGTTATTGCTTGTTTTGGGCCATACACAGCAGCTAATGCTAAAAAACTGGGTGTAAATGTCTCTATCATCGCTCAAGATTACAGCTCATTTGCTGGATTTGCAGAAGCCATAACCTTATTTTTTGCCACGAACAGATAA